In the genome of Vigna radiata var. radiata cultivar VC1973A unplaced genomic scaffold, Vradiata_ver6 scaffold_238, whole genome shotgun sequence, the window TTAAGAAGCAGGCGCGCGACGTGACGGACGAAGAGGTCGAGGAATTCTCCGCCATACTCCGCCGCATGAAGACAGCGGTGAAGTACTTCAGGCGCGGCGAAGCGTCCCAGAGCCGGTGGGCGGAATCGCTGGAGGAGCAGATTGTGCaggaagtgaaagaaaaaagacaCACTGGGAATTTGGGTTTGGATCTAAATGAAACTCCCACACAAGAGTGATTGTTTATTTTTCCTCTTACCTAAACCTTTCACTGATTatttacaagagaaaaaaaaaagtaaatttgacttatttttataaataagttaaatttaatttatacaaaaattaaataatattttaaaaacattaaactaattttaatatataaaaaggcgatttttttttttaaattcgttTGAAGAAGTTTGTTTTGATATAATGTTGCTGATTAGTATGTgtatcttttcttttactttttacgGCTTTCTGTTCTGggcaaatattaatttttattggaaGAAATTTATTACCGAATGAAGTttggttattttattaattatgttttaattatgtaaCCAATTGTTAATCTTGATTGTGATTATCGTTGGCCGAAACACAAGttctttgttttataaattgaattcaaGATTTGTAAGTAAAACATTTCTAACTAATACATTAATCTATcgaattttttatctattaatatgGTATAATAATGTGCTAATCTTTGTTACTTGTTTTTGTAAACAGTTAATATCAATTGAAAACAGttacaaaatttacttttatgatataatattttatcgtattttaatattaaaactgtcaaaaaaatatatcatattttattatcattcaatacctattaaaagttttaaaacgtCAAAAcctgtttattatatatattttttaatttttaaaattcaaaaatatttattaattatttttcattaattttagaatcaatatttagttttctattttatttaaaattactttacaagatgaaaataataatattattaatttttcattattcaaaaaattaataatataattatatcatataataaacAAGGGTAATGATATGttaattcaaatttgtttacaATATTTTGACATAATATACATGTCATATTTTTAGTTGGATTTAGagtatatcaaaataataattagtaaataataaacCGGTAAGAAAATGATTGTCCtttatcaaaatattgtttaaaagtttgtgttaaaatatatttttttaataaaaaattataaattttgttaagcaaCTTAAGCATGgtaaataagtatataaaaaatttgttaatattaaaCTTAGAACATAAGTCATTGAAGAACTGTAATTCAGTTGGCAAAAGGCAgttattattaaactaaaaatattaacaagCAAACAACTTACGTATCTTTTGAATAAGGCAGCTATACTAAGGCAATGTATCTTTTGAATGCTGAAGTAAAGAGAACCTAACAAGGAAACAACCTACGTATGCCAGGGTGCAGGGATCCCATTAAATTGTTGTACTTATTATAGGTAGAAGAAAGTGTTTCTagcaataagaaaataaatgtttctttCAGACATGTTCAAAATTTGTATATGGATTTATAAGCTtttcaaaacagaaaataaacataaacaaattgTCGTCTTCTGTCAAGAAACCATGACAGAGTCCAACAGGCAAGAAACAGGACAATTGACATCTATATCGAGATTTTTAATGTACCTTGTTCATCAATGCAAGTAGTTTTTCTCGGGTGGGTGGTACTCCATATTGGATAAATCCCTGAAACAAGACAATACATTAAGCATAGTCCTGATCTATGTCCTATAATTCCCATCCATCAGATTGATCATGAATCAAATTCCTAAATACTTAATCTGATGTCAATACAACGATatagagaaatttaaaaaagaaagaaaaaaaaaacaagaaatttctACTATACATGCATGATACAAGCATTGTACACGTTGATCCAGAATGCTAATTTCtgtttgtaaggattttcaaGTAAACAGTTTGAAGATATCTCATCAAGATCCTGTAAACCGCAAGAAACTAACTGTTACTTTGAATTTTGTTCACTTTACTATGTATCTCATCATTGTCAAGTAGAACTTACAATGTTTTCAACATTTTGATTCTTCTCATAAATGAGATATCATCCATGCCATACCTTAACTTCCTTAGTAATGGTATGGACTTGAGATAAACTTGGGATCCATAGAGCTGGAAGTGAATATAACCAGGTTCTTGTAAGCACGAATGTTCCTTGGAATGGACTCTTTTGTGTTAAAGATACCATAAGGGTCTTGCTGCCTAGATTCCTTTTGCAACAAGAGGCTTGGTTTTGGGTTTGTCAGGGTATCCACCCTGAAGCTTCTTGAACTTAAAAAAGAGTGCACAAACCTTGAAATTGGCCCTGATTTCTCCAATTCCATTGCTCTTGAAGTTCTGAGTAGTCTTACATATATGAATTTCAAACATTTCAGGATGCTCTCAGATTGCTTGTTGGGTTGCCACTTGAGATCATTCTCTTCTGACAGAAGTGGATCCGGCAGTGATCTAGTTGGGAGATCCAAGTACATCTCCCGATTGCGTTTGCGCAGCTGAAAATAGTAAAGTAATTGCCAATTAGCAAGTGCACACGGTTAACAACAATATCTATGTCAAATAATACTggttcttttcaaaatttgatattgCTTTATAGTTCATAGAGTAAATGATATATAATGTTCAACGATCAATATATGGTCTGAGATTAGTATATATCTACAGTTTTGGTTAATCTTCATGAGATATTGATAGGTTCCTGAATTGGGAACCCAATCAAAGACTCTCTCACTCACCGAGAAGAcacaagaaagagagaaaactgAATATTATTTCCAGTAAGAATATCTGTATAGAAAGAATTCAGAGGCTTAACCCTCTCCACAGGTCATAACCTGTCAACAAACAATGTACTCAAAAAGTGTCTTCTAACTATCCACTCAATCTATTTATACAATTCATTTACCTTCTATCCTAATCCCATTTTCCAATTATACCCTTATATCCCAAACACCCTATATCCTAACAGATATAATCaaacttttataatatgttCTTTTGAAAATGAACTTTATAGTAATGGTATGGACACAGTAACAAAATGCCGTGGCAAAAACATGTTCTAATGAAGGAAAATAAAGCTATAACATGAATGGgaaaattgtcatgcaaacatTGGGTGATGGGTGACGTGGGTCACACATAGGTGACGGAGGTTTTACTGTCCCATTTTTTGTTGGAATTCTTTCATGAAATTTCACCTCTTCTTGGAACTTATTTTCTTTCAGTTCTACAGAAGTTATCAGAAAACTAAGATTTGTCATTTAGACTAAAATCACTGAGATTGTAATCGAAGGCCATCCTTTCTTGAAACACTTCTGCGAATAGGACTAGGATTGGATAAGTGATTGTTAGAAATACTCAAGTTCCCTTGATTCCACTCTTTGGTCACTTCTTGTTCATgtttcaaaacaaatttcaaatttaaatctaacaaaatcAGAAGCCTTAGCTAAAAATTTCACACTCAAAACACAAGCATAAGCTCAATTTAAAACCAAATGCAATTCTAAAAAGTAAATGCAACAATTAGCAAAATCTAAAAACTCGCCATAATTGACGAACAAACATTTAACTGTTTCATATTTCTTTCTGCAACAGCAATCACAACGCAACAGCAATCACAGCTGCAATTTCTTTACTCTAAACACAGCCATACCTTCAACTTAAAatcaaatacaatttaaacAGCAAATGCAAGCATCATAGCGATCACATGATTCGAAGAGGGACTTCTGCTCCCTCTTGATTATGCGGTGCGCCTTCATCACCTCCACATGATTCGATTGTGGTCACGACTGGATTCATATCCCATGCCGTCCGAAACCCACACGACTCGTGGTGCTCATCGCTGTCGTCCGATTCGTAGTCGGACGAGTGTTACGCAAAGAAGTGTACCCAAAAACTCAACTGGCCAATGAAAAATGAGTATTTAAATACAACAAATCCGTAAACCCTGAATCCAAAAAAATCACACACTAACGAAATTGCACATATTTACAACCCAAACCAACCTTAGTCGCAGTTCGCTCCTCTTGCGGTCACTCTCCAAACCGTCGGCTTCAAACGCTGCTTCAACGAATCACCAACCGCAACTCCAACGATACCACTCAAGTTCtctgtttcagatttgaaaTTTCACTCACCTTTACCTTCACATTCACTCACCTCTCAATTTTCCCACTCTCACTTTTTTGTCGTTTCATTGTTTTTACTGGTGCTCTGAAAACGGCCAATCCAGTCGCACTCAGATCAGTATTTATCAGTTAGTCAATCCgatttatttatcaataacttaaaaaagatttgaattttATCCTATTCATATTATTCACTTAactataattctttttaaaataaattacatattttttataattcaaatttaaacccaatttttaaatgaacttggttaaaatttaatctgcatataactttttttaaatttaacccaATATATGTCAACAGTATTGATTCGTAAATTGTCACCTTCACGTGGATTATGACTCATTTTAacggtttttatttttttattttttctgttttccgTATTTTGCTCTTCCCCCTCAACATGATATTATACACAGTGGCGAGAGTAATTTTCAGTCTTAAACAAAAgttatccaaaaataatataataaaatgtcggaagtctcacatcaactagagatgaggtcatttaagtgtatctaagtgagtgcaaacctcaccctacaagtcgattttgtagggttgagttaggcctagaacccactcCTAAGTGGgatgcagacctcaccttacaagccgatttaaatgaattattacATGAGTTCATATTTATAACTTCACATGACAAGCAtaatcaaaaatttgaatttatgataaaaaaaaaagtaataaatctCAATTGCATGTTACTTGAATATGAATTGAGATGTTGGATAGTGTAAAAGAGTGAAGAAGGGTGTGGTTGCATGTTAGATATGCCTCCAAGGTCTTTCTGCAAGGCTAACGCATTCATTATGCCTATAGCAATCGAGAAGATGATCAATGGTCAAGCCTGCAGCTTGCATAAAAGAGTGCACAATGACAGGACCCACGAACCGAAATCCACGCTTCACTAAGTCCTTGCTAAGGATCTCTGCTTTCGGACTCCTCAATGGCACATTTCTTGGGTATCTGTATCTGTTTATTATTGGTTTATGATTTACGTAACCCCATATGTAACTGCTGAATGATCCACATTCTTTAACAATCTGTCATCAACGCAACTAACTTAACTAccatcttttatttataacatcaaaaatatcaaaacacaccaaTCTACCACACAATCCAAAACGAACCACTTGTGTTACTTGCCTTTGTGATGCATTTGGCATTGTCTACTATGCACATGACTCTGCTATCGGCTAAAGAAAGTGCTTTGTTTGATGCAATTTCCATTATTTCCTTTTCCTCCATTTTGGCAACCGTATTAGCATCAAATCCAGCGAAAACTTCTCTGTGTCAATTTTCAAACATTGTACGACATTATAGTGTTAATTTGATATTTACCAAAAAAATTTGCATAGAATTAGAAATTTGTCAGAGACAAAGATACCTAagagtttcttttcttttaagaatttCTGTCCAATTGTAGTCCATGAGCAATCCAGACATTGCAAGCAGCTCAAACAATTTGCTGTTTCATGGTTTGCCCAATCATCAGGTAAAGTAAACCACACGTcttatttatactaataattaattattagcaTTAAGATAATTAGAGAGAATGATTGTGAATTAATAATTTAGGTAACGTATATACAAATACATAAagtatcattaaaaaaaaaagcaagtaCTTATTGCTTTCTagatttttttaagtgaaaaaaaaaatcttaaaacaaataaaaattatcaggAATTAAAATGAAGAGAGTACTTTTCATTGCTTAGATCTTACTTGTCATCATAAGCTGGAACTCCCCAGCATTCATCATGAAATTCTATGTAGGCATTATCTGCATGTAAAAACCCTATATATCAGGTTTTTGACCATTATGAAAAAAGTTACATAAAATTAGtcaaatatcataaatttacaataatttatatattactatattCAGTCATCAAagttaaatttctttaatatttacgTAAACTTTGCTAGTATGATTGCAAAaactgtaatatatatatatatatatatatatatatttgaaaggAAAGTATAGAGGGGGAAATTTTTGGTACAAATTGCAATTTTCTTTATTGACTGATAAAGAAAGTGacagaaaaatgtcaattttcataaaatctCACCAATTTTGGAGTGTCaaagtaatattatttactaatttatgtcaaatacttaaataaaaaagaaatgttttactataacatgtattttataattacatattaaaatataaaaaatatattttatgattttaaagcTTGTTAATGTATAAACAACtttgtatataattattcaatttaatttattatttttaaaaataacaatttttctttattttgatctCATTTTCTCATTGAACAAAGgagtatattttgtttttaattttttttcattttcattcttgacACCCGAACATACCTTAAATGAAACTGTAGAGAAGTAGCACAATTAATAAGACATCTGGTATAATTTtgtcaatgttttattttaattaattctaacaAGTACCAATGGGAAATTTTTTTTGCTACATTTATTATATAGGCTAATTAAGTTGGTGTTTTACACTTCAACCACTCAACTGAAATAAAATCTTGCGACTTTGTTGACCTCTAACAGCAATTAATTTAAGCAGCTAAAATTATCCAAAATTATAGGCATGATTTTACTTGATGAGGCACTGATATTGAACTGAAAACAACCTATATTCTACCCAAGTTGTTCAACCTTTGTTATAAAATAGAGCTTTAGGTAGAAGGACTAGTTTTCCagattaaatattttggttttatttatcCCATGAATAAAGCATATTCCCAACAAAATGGTTAGACATTTTAGTCAAAAAGTGAAATGATGTATGTATATAATGACATTTCTTTGTTAGGTTTTGTCTTGATAAACTTCTTGTaatcacttaaaaaataaagagataataaaaagaatatttatcaaataagcTATAAACTCAacctaattttttcaaaattcccATTCATTCAATTTctgcaaaatttgaaaataaataaattgattttagtaGGTCTAATTTGAATCCAAAATTTTGTGTGTTTAATATgggtacaaaataaaaatatctttcagagcttttatatatttaaaataaattttacaataaaagaaaactctTAAAAGTTTTACAAAAGCATTTATAGTATTTCTGAGTAAAGTAATTTAAGagaacaattaatttatttgaggaatttaattttttttaataaaatatattattttaaaaattaaaaatttaaaaatatttaaaaggtattttgaacaattgaaataataaaatttgaaattaatttaaaatagaaaaaaagtaaaattccacaactagttattttctttttataaaaacgTATATATacgtattaaaaaattaaattattaaatatcatttaaatattaaaatttaactatattttattttaaaatgtaattttaaaattatatattttaaaaaaataaaataaaattgtatctttaaagaagaatttaattattatatctaaagaaagttaaaatataaaatattttacttattttatccaaataaaatatttaaaaaaaataattacaaataatttaaatgtcattcatttcaatttcttataaatataaaaagatctTATCCAAAGCTAAGGTCATAAGTTATGAGTGAagtaagaaaactaaaaaataaaggtaaatTGGAAATGAAAGTGATGATACCACTGTTCTTTGTGATCCAGTTACATCTTTTGAAGTGCCCAGTTTCAGTGGTGGATGGTGAAGTTGGTGGTTGGTGTTGATGAAGAGGCTTAGAAGCTATTGTAGGTTCTCTTGTATGACGAGGTGAAATCAAACGCAGTGCGAGGGAAATCTTCTCATCGAGTGGTGTCAAAGAATCAGCCTGAGAAGAGTCATTGGAGTTTTGAGACAGAGACAAGGATATGGAAGACAAAGACAAAGATGAAGTGCTTTTCTGAAGCCCAATGGGGTACACTTTCTTCAGGTTTCTGCTGAAAAAGTTGTGTGTCTCTTTCACACTCCTGCACTTCTCCACACTATGTCTTCTTACATTCGTTTTAGACATTGTGGGCAACACAAAATTTAACGTTGTTGGAAGTGTGTGTTAGGGTGGGTTGGGAATGGGAATTAATCATAAAAGTAGGGGTTTATAAAGAGATCTACAGTGTCAAAGTTGGTCGTTGTTGAAGGGTGATTTTCATGCAGAAGAAAGAAAGGATTTTAGGTCTTGGTTTTCAAGCAATGTTTGTTTACGATGGGTAACACATTTTTGTTGATAAAGATGGTTTTGTCTTTGGCCCACGCAAACCTGTGTGTCTAGGGTTATACCAAATGATGAGATTATCGTCCATGAAAGAAGAGGGgagggaagaaaaagagaaagaaaattaaaagagaaaatggtTTGGTAGGTGTGGAATaggatgaataaaaaaaatggtccAAGGAAAATCTATACGAACTACAATTGATTATGTTCGtattaatttgattgaatttatatttattaatagttgattttttttttttatatattgtgttttgttattctttttgtatGCTATAGAGGATAGGTTTAACATTCTTAACTGTTCGATCTATTTCTTCTGACAGTCAAGCATATTAAATGATGAGTAAGCGTCTAAGTTATTAATGATTGATCCATAATTGGATCATATCGTTTTATTATACTTTAGGATCTATGgaataacttataaatagaatGTTAAGGCGCAAGAATAAAGTATCTTTGAAATAATTCTGAGTACTCACCATctattgaatattattattattatcacgtAA includes:
- the LOC106753222 gene encoding uncharacterized protein LOC106753222 codes for the protein MSKTNVRRHSVEKCRSVKETHNFFSRNLKKVYPIGLQKSTSSLSLSSISLSLSQNSNDSSQADSLTPLDEKISLALRLISPRHTREPTIASKPLHQHQPPTSPSTTETGHFKRCNWITKNSDNAYIEFHDECWGVPAYDDNKLFELLAMSGLLMDYNWTEILKRKETLREVFAGFDANTVAKMEEKEIMEIASNKALSLADSRVMCIVDNAKCITKIVKECGSFSSYIWGYVNHKPIINRYRYPRNVPLRSPKAEILSKDLVKRGFRFVGPVIVHSFMQAAGLTIDHLLDCYRHNECVSLAERPWRHI